A part of Carassius carassius chromosome 32, fCarCar2.1, whole genome shotgun sequence genomic DNA contains:
- the LOC132112318 gene encoding von Willebrand factor A domain-containing protein 5A-like isoform X1 — MVNCCGLVSEKNKPVPLKSISVELQVRDHVASVSSCLQYVNEEERPLEAVFVFPLPADAAVCHFSARIGEQEIVAEVQDRQSARDQYDDAVSSGQQAFLLEESEESSDVFKLSVGCLSPGQKASITIVYIIELSVQADDALRFCLPAVLNPRYTPAVSAAGVPEVSSASVIPYTLSLSVEVRSSDRISKLESSCPLDPLEFLDAQHTHAKVNLSPGHRFDKDVELFLYYENSHHPSAVVEAGASVAESGSLMGDPALMISLYPEFPADVMSSLASRGEFIFVVDRSGSMDCKMHHGNDAQMRIESARDTLLLLLKSLPMGCYFNIYGFGSHFESFFPQSVVYSEDTMEEALKRVKSMSADMGGTEILQPLKHIYSQPCYPDHPRQLFMFTDGEVWNTKEVLDLVKSHVYSHRCFSFGIGEGASTALITGMAREGSGHAQFITGTDRMQPKVMQSLRFALQPAVDNISVDWTVPEGVMVDMLSPSINTLFQGQRALIYAQIKGQSSGQTEGSVTLKYRLKDQPVTNQLEFTLKPAEDTGLTIHWLAARSVIRSLELEERAGGADAENIRRRIVELSVQAGVSSAHTAFIGVNKDSKQTVKGPLLQRRVPVARTFCVCVCVCVCVLGMAPRMMKRCASPCYIESNSMGIECDSVSYEAEAEPQKDPLLQLISLQKAAGCWELNASLAAVFGKTEDQVTNQKAAQVDGSVWATVLALIWLYAFKSDQQVEWQFVAMKAASWIRSQKPNGLSQCVCDGNALLGCQVTEDMLGI; from the exons ATGGTGAACTGCTGTGGTCTCGTGTCTGAAAAAAACAAACCAG TTCCTCTGAAGAGCATCTCGGTGGAGCTGCAGGTTCGGGATCACGTGGCCTCCGTCAGCTCCTGTCTGCAGTATGTGAACGAGGAGGAGCGTCCGCTGGAGGCCGTGTTCGTCTTCCCGCTGCCCGCCGACGCCGCGGTCTGTCACTTCAGCGCCAGGATTGGAGAGCAGGAGATTGTGGCCGAGGTGCAGGACAGACAGAGT GCGCGGGATCAGTATGATGATGCTGTGAGCTCGGGCCAGCAGGCGTTTCTGCTGGAAGAGAGCGAGGAGAGTTCAGATGTGTTCAAACTGAGTGTGGGCTGTTTGTCTCCGGGTCAGAAGGCCTCCATCACCATCGTCTACATCATCGAGCTCAGTGTCCAGGCCGATGACGCGCTGCGCTTCTGTCTTCCGGCTGTACTCAACCCACGATACACACCTGCAG TTTCAGCGGCTGGTGTTCCAGAAGTTTCCTCAGCATCAGTTATTCCTTACACTCTGTCTCTGAGTGTTGAAGTGAGATCTTCAGACCGTATCTCCAAACTCGAGTCCAGCTGCCCTCTGGATCCTCTGGAGTTCCTCGATGCGCAGCACACTCACGCCAAg gtcaaTCTGAGTCCTGGTCACCGGTTCGATAAGGATGTGGAGCTGTTTCTGTATTATGAGAATTCCCATCATCCCTCTGCTGTCGTGGAGGCAGGAGCGTCCGTGGCTGAGTCAG GTTCTCTGATGGGCGACCCAGCGCTCATGATCAGTCTGTACCCAGAGTTCCCTGCAGATGTGATGTCATCACTGGCGTCTCGGGGCGAGTTCATTTTTGTGGTTGACAGGTCAGGCAGTATGGACTGCAAGATGCATCATGGGAATGACGCACAGATGCGCATCGAAAGTGCAAGA gacacgctgctgctgctgctgaagagtttgCCCATGGGATGCTACTTCAACATCTACGGATTCGGATCTCACTTCGAGTCCTTCTTTCC TCAGAGTGTTGTGTACAGCGAGGACACGATGGAAGAGGCTCTGAAGAGAGTGAAGAGCATGAGCGCAGACATGGGCGGCACAGAGATCCTACAGCCGCTTAAACACATCTACAGTCAGCCCTGTTACCCAGATCACCCTCGACAG cTGTTCATGTTCACCGATGGAGAGGTGTGGAACACTAAGGAGGTGCTGGATCTGGTGAAGAGTCACGTTTACTCTCACAG GTGTTTCTCCTTCGGGATCGGTGAGGGTGCGAGTACGGCTCTCATCACAGGAATGGCCAGAGAAGGTTCTGGTCACGCTCAGTTCATCACAGGCACTGACCGCATGCAGCCCAAA GTGATGCAGTCGCTCAGGTTTGCTCTCCAGCCGGCCGTGGATAATATCTCTGTGGACTGGACCGTTCCCGAGGGTGTGATGGTGGACATGCTGTCTCCATCCATCAATACTCTGTTCCAGGGTCAGAGGGCGCTCATCTACGCTCAGATTAAAGGACAG AGTTCAGGACAGACTGAAGGATCTGTAACTCTGAAATATAGGCTGAAAGATCAACCGGTGACTAACCAGCTTGAGTTCACTCTTAAACCAGCGGAGGACacagg ACTGACGATCCACTGGCTGGCGGCCCGGTCTGTGATCCGCTCTCTGGAGCTGGAGGAACGAGCTGGAGGAGCAGACGCAGAGAACATCAGGAGAAGGATTGTGGAGCTCAGCGTTCAGGCCGGAGTGAGCAGTGCTCATACAGCCTTCATCGGTGTTAATAAAGACAGCAAACAGACAGTGAAAGGACCGCTGCTGCAGAGGAGAGTGCCAGTAGCACGtacgttctgtgtgtgtgtgtgtgtgtgtgtgtgtgtgt TAGGAATGGCTCCCAGAATGATGAAACGTTGTGCAAGTC catgttACATAGAATCGAACAGCATGGGGATTGAATGTGATTCTGTCTCATATGAGG CAGAAGCTGAGCCCCAGAAGGACCCTTTGCTCCAGCTGATCTCTCTTCAGAAAGCCGCGGGATGCTGGGAGCTCAACGCCTCATTGGCTGCTGTGTTTGGGAAGACAGAGGACCAGGTGACCAATCAGAAAGCAGCACAG GTGGATGGGTCAGTGTGGGCCACTGTCCTCGCTCTCATCTGGTTATATGCGTTTAAATCAGATCAGCAGGTTGAGTGGCAGTTTGTGGCCATGAAGGCGGCATCATGGATCCGCTCACAGAAAC cgaATGgcctgtctcagtgtgtgtgtgatgggaacGCTCTGTTGGGATGTCAGGTGACTGAAGACATGCTGGGAATCTGA
- the LOC132112318 gene encoding von Willebrand factor A domain-containing protein 5A-like isoform X4, which yields MVNCCGLVSEKNKPVPLKSISVELQVRDHVASVSSCLQYVNEEERPLEAVFVFPLPADAAVCHFSARIGEQEIVAEVQDRQSARDQYDDAVSSGQQAFLLEESEESSDVFKLSVGCLSPGQKASITIVYIIELSVQADDALRFCLPAVLNPRYTPAVSAAGVPEVSSASVIPYTLSLSVEVRSSDRISKLESSCPLDPLEFLDAQHTHAKVNLSPGHRFDKDVELFLYYENSHHPSAVVEAGASVAESGSLMGDPALMISLYPEFPADVMSSLASRGEFIFVVDRSGSMDCKMHHGNDAQMRIESARDTLLLLLKSLPMGCYFNIYGFGSHFESFFPQSVVYSEDTMEEALKRVKSMSADMGGTEILQPLKHIYSQPCYPDHPRQLFMFTDGEVWNTKEVLDLVKSHVYSHRCFSFGIGEGASTALITGMAREGSGHAQFITGTDRMQPKVMQSLRFALQPAVDNISVDWTVPEGVMVDMLSPSINTLFQGQRALIYAQIKGQSSGQTEGSVTLKYRLKDQPVTNQLEFTLKPAEDTGLTIHWLAARSVIRSLELEERAGGADAENIRRRIVELSVQAGVSSAHTAFIGVNKDSKQTVKGPLLQRRVPVARTFCVCVCVCVCVLGMAPRMMKRCASQAEPQKDPLLQLISLQKAAGCWELNASLAAVFGKTEDQVTNQKAAQVDGSVWATVLALIWLYAFKSDQQVEWQFVAMKAASWIRSQKPNGLSQCVCDGNALLGCQVTEDMLGI from the exons ATGGTGAACTGCTGTGGTCTCGTGTCTGAAAAAAACAAACCAG TTCCTCTGAAGAGCATCTCGGTGGAGCTGCAGGTTCGGGATCACGTGGCCTCCGTCAGCTCCTGTCTGCAGTATGTGAACGAGGAGGAGCGTCCGCTGGAGGCCGTGTTCGTCTTCCCGCTGCCCGCCGACGCCGCGGTCTGTCACTTCAGCGCCAGGATTGGAGAGCAGGAGATTGTGGCCGAGGTGCAGGACAGACAGAGT GCGCGGGATCAGTATGATGATGCTGTGAGCTCGGGCCAGCAGGCGTTTCTGCTGGAAGAGAGCGAGGAGAGTTCAGATGTGTTCAAACTGAGTGTGGGCTGTTTGTCTCCGGGTCAGAAGGCCTCCATCACCATCGTCTACATCATCGAGCTCAGTGTCCAGGCCGATGACGCGCTGCGCTTCTGTCTTCCGGCTGTACTCAACCCACGATACACACCTGCAG TTTCAGCGGCTGGTGTTCCAGAAGTTTCCTCAGCATCAGTTATTCCTTACACTCTGTCTCTGAGTGTTGAAGTGAGATCTTCAGACCGTATCTCCAAACTCGAGTCCAGCTGCCCTCTGGATCCTCTGGAGTTCCTCGATGCGCAGCACACTCACGCCAAg gtcaaTCTGAGTCCTGGTCACCGGTTCGATAAGGATGTGGAGCTGTTTCTGTATTATGAGAATTCCCATCATCCCTCTGCTGTCGTGGAGGCAGGAGCGTCCGTGGCTGAGTCAG GTTCTCTGATGGGCGACCCAGCGCTCATGATCAGTCTGTACCCAGAGTTCCCTGCAGATGTGATGTCATCACTGGCGTCTCGGGGCGAGTTCATTTTTGTGGTTGACAGGTCAGGCAGTATGGACTGCAAGATGCATCATGGGAATGACGCACAGATGCGCATCGAAAGTGCAAGA gacacgctgctgctgctgctgaagagtttgCCCATGGGATGCTACTTCAACATCTACGGATTCGGATCTCACTTCGAGTCCTTCTTTCC TCAGAGTGTTGTGTACAGCGAGGACACGATGGAAGAGGCTCTGAAGAGAGTGAAGAGCATGAGCGCAGACATGGGCGGCACAGAGATCCTACAGCCGCTTAAACACATCTACAGTCAGCCCTGTTACCCAGATCACCCTCGACAG cTGTTCATGTTCACCGATGGAGAGGTGTGGAACACTAAGGAGGTGCTGGATCTGGTGAAGAGTCACGTTTACTCTCACAG GTGTTTCTCCTTCGGGATCGGTGAGGGTGCGAGTACGGCTCTCATCACAGGAATGGCCAGAGAAGGTTCTGGTCACGCTCAGTTCATCACAGGCACTGACCGCATGCAGCCCAAA GTGATGCAGTCGCTCAGGTTTGCTCTCCAGCCGGCCGTGGATAATATCTCTGTGGACTGGACCGTTCCCGAGGGTGTGATGGTGGACATGCTGTCTCCATCCATCAATACTCTGTTCCAGGGTCAGAGGGCGCTCATCTACGCTCAGATTAAAGGACAG AGTTCAGGACAGACTGAAGGATCTGTAACTCTGAAATATAGGCTGAAAGATCAACCGGTGACTAACCAGCTTGAGTTCACTCTTAAACCAGCGGAGGACacagg ACTGACGATCCACTGGCTGGCGGCCCGGTCTGTGATCCGCTCTCTGGAGCTGGAGGAACGAGCTGGAGGAGCAGACGCAGAGAACATCAGGAGAAGGATTGTGGAGCTCAGCGTTCAGGCCGGAGTGAGCAGTGCTCATACAGCCTTCATCGGTGTTAATAAAGACAGCAAACAGACAGTGAAAGGACCGCTGCTGCAGAGGAGAGTGCCAGTAGCACGtacgttctgtgtgtgtgtgtgtgtgtgtgtgtgtgtgt TAGGAATGGCTCCCAGAATGATGAAACGTTGTGCAAGTC AAGCTGAGCCCCAGAAGGACCCTTTGCTCCAGCTGATCTCTCTTCAGAAAGCCGCGGGATGCTGGGAGCTCAACGCCTCATTGGCTGCTGTGTTTGGGAAGACAGAGGACCAGGTGACCAATCAGAAAGCAGCACAG GTGGATGGGTCAGTGTGGGCCACTGTCCTCGCTCTCATCTGGTTATATGCGTTTAAATCAGATCAGCAGGTTGAGTGGCAGTTTGTGGCCATGAAGGCGGCATCATGGATCCGCTCACAGAAAC cgaATGgcctgtctcagtgtgtgtgtgatgggaacGCTCTGTTGGGATGTCAGGTGACTGAAGACATGCTGGGAATCTGA
- the LOC132112318 gene encoding von Willebrand factor A domain-containing protein 5A-like isoform X3: protein MVNCCGLVSEKNKPVPLKSISVELQVRDHVASVSSCLQYVNEEERPLEAVFVFPLPADAAVCHFSARIGEQEIVAEVQDRQSARDQYDDAVSSGQQAFLLEESEESSDVFKLSVGCLSPGQKASITIVYIIELSVQADDALRFCLPAVLNPRYTPAVSAAGVPEVSSASVIPYTLSLSVEVRSSDRISKLESSCPLDPLEFLDAQHTHAKVNLSPGHRFDKDVELFLYYENSHHPSAVVEAGASVAESGSLMGDPALMISLYPEFPADVMSSLASRGEFIFVVDRSGSMDCKMHHGNDAQMRIESARDTLLLLLKSLPMGCYFNIYGFGSHFESFFPQSVVYSEDTMEEALKRVKSMSADMGGTEILQPLKHIYSQPCYPDHPRQLFMFTDGEVWNTKEVLDLVKSHVYSHRCFSFGIGEGASTALITGMAREGSGHAQFITGTDRMQPKVMQSLRFALQPAVDNISVDWTVPEGVMVDMLSPSINTLFQGQRALIYAQIKGQSSGQTEGSVTLKYRLKDQPVTNQLEFTLKPAEDTGLTIHWLAARSVIRSLELEERAGGADAENIRRRIVELSVQAGVSSAHTAFIGVNKDSKQTVKGPLLQRRVPVARTFCVCVCVCVCVLGMAPRMMKRCASPEAEPQKDPLLQLISLQKAAGCWELNASLAAVFGKTEDQVTNQKAAQVDGSVWATVLALIWLYAFKSDQQVEWQFVAMKAASWIRSQKPNGLSQCVCDGNALLGCQVTEDMLGI, encoded by the exons ATGGTGAACTGCTGTGGTCTCGTGTCTGAAAAAAACAAACCAG TTCCTCTGAAGAGCATCTCGGTGGAGCTGCAGGTTCGGGATCACGTGGCCTCCGTCAGCTCCTGTCTGCAGTATGTGAACGAGGAGGAGCGTCCGCTGGAGGCCGTGTTCGTCTTCCCGCTGCCCGCCGACGCCGCGGTCTGTCACTTCAGCGCCAGGATTGGAGAGCAGGAGATTGTGGCCGAGGTGCAGGACAGACAGAGT GCGCGGGATCAGTATGATGATGCTGTGAGCTCGGGCCAGCAGGCGTTTCTGCTGGAAGAGAGCGAGGAGAGTTCAGATGTGTTCAAACTGAGTGTGGGCTGTTTGTCTCCGGGTCAGAAGGCCTCCATCACCATCGTCTACATCATCGAGCTCAGTGTCCAGGCCGATGACGCGCTGCGCTTCTGTCTTCCGGCTGTACTCAACCCACGATACACACCTGCAG TTTCAGCGGCTGGTGTTCCAGAAGTTTCCTCAGCATCAGTTATTCCTTACACTCTGTCTCTGAGTGTTGAAGTGAGATCTTCAGACCGTATCTCCAAACTCGAGTCCAGCTGCCCTCTGGATCCTCTGGAGTTCCTCGATGCGCAGCACACTCACGCCAAg gtcaaTCTGAGTCCTGGTCACCGGTTCGATAAGGATGTGGAGCTGTTTCTGTATTATGAGAATTCCCATCATCCCTCTGCTGTCGTGGAGGCAGGAGCGTCCGTGGCTGAGTCAG GTTCTCTGATGGGCGACCCAGCGCTCATGATCAGTCTGTACCCAGAGTTCCCTGCAGATGTGATGTCATCACTGGCGTCTCGGGGCGAGTTCATTTTTGTGGTTGACAGGTCAGGCAGTATGGACTGCAAGATGCATCATGGGAATGACGCACAGATGCGCATCGAAAGTGCAAGA gacacgctgctgctgctgctgaagagtttgCCCATGGGATGCTACTTCAACATCTACGGATTCGGATCTCACTTCGAGTCCTTCTTTCC TCAGAGTGTTGTGTACAGCGAGGACACGATGGAAGAGGCTCTGAAGAGAGTGAAGAGCATGAGCGCAGACATGGGCGGCACAGAGATCCTACAGCCGCTTAAACACATCTACAGTCAGCCCTGTTACCCAGATCACCCTCGACAG cTGTTCATGTTCACCGATGGAGAGGTGTGGAACACTAAGGAGGTGCTGGATCTGGTGAAGAGTCACGTTTACTCTCACAG GTGTTTCTCCTTCGGGATCGGTGAGGGTGCGAGTACGGCTCTCATCACAGGAATGGCCAGAGAAGGTTCTGGTCACGCTCAGTTCATCACAGGCACTGACCGCATGCAGCCCAAA GTGATGCAGTCGCTCAGGTTTGCTCTCCAGCCGGCCGTGGATAATATCTCTGTGGACTGGACCGTTCCCGAGGGTGTGATGGTGGACATGCTGTCTCCATCCATCAATACTCTGTTCCAGGGTCAGAGGGCGCTCATCTACGCTCAGATTAAAGGACAG AGTTCAGGACAGACTGAAGGATCTGTAACTCTGAAATATAGGCTGAAAGATCAACCGGTGACTAACCAGCTTGAGTTCACTCTTAAACCAGCGGAGGACacagg ACTGACGATCCACTGGCTGGCGGCCCGGTCTGTGATCCGCTCTCTGGAGCTGGAGGAACGAGCTGGAGGAGCAGACGCAGAGAACATCAGGAGAAGGATTGTGGAGCTCAGCGTTCAGGCCGGAGTGAGCAGTGCTCATACAGCCTTCATCGGTGTTAATAAAGACAGCAAACAGACAGTGAAAGGACCGCTGCTGCAGAGGAGAGTGCCAGTAGCACGtacgttctgtgtgtgtgtgtgtgtgtgtgtgtgtgtgt TAGGAATGGCTCCCAGAATGATGAAACGTTGTGCAAGTC CAGAAGCTGAGCCCCAGAAGGACCCTTTGCTCCAGCTGATCTCTCTTCAGAAAGCCGCGGGATGCTGGGAGCTCAACGCCTCATTGGCTGCTGTGTTTGGGAAGACAGAGGACCAGGTGACCAATCAGAAAGCAGCACAG GTGGATGGGTCAGTGTGGGCCACTGTCCTCGCTCTCATCTGGTTATATGCGTTTAAATCAGATCAGCAGGTTGAGTGGCAGTTTGTGGCCATGAAGGCGGCATCATGGATCCGCTCACAGAAAC cgaATGgcctgtctcagtgtgtgtgtgatgggaacGCTCTGTTGGGATGTCAGGTGACTGAAGACATGCTGGGAATCTGA
- the LOC132112318 gene encoding von Willebrand factor A domain-containing protein 5A-like isoform X2 — protein sequence MVNCCGLVSEKNKPVPLKSISVELQVRDHVASVSSCLQYVNEEERPLEAVFVFPLPADAAVCHFSARIGEQEIVAEVQDRQSARDQYDDAVSSGQQAFLLEESEESSDVFKLSVGCLSPGQKASITIVYIIELSVQADDALRFCLPAVLNPRYTPAVSAAGVPEVSSASVIPYTLSLSVEVRSSDRISKLESSCPLDPLEFLDAQHTHAKVNLSPGHRFDKDVELFLYYENSHHPSAVVEAGASVAESGSLMGDPALMISLYPEFPADVMSSLASRGEFIFVVDRSGSMDCKMHHGNDAQMRIESARDTLLLLLKSLPMGCYFNIYGFGSHFESFFPQSVVYSEDTMEEALKRVKSMSADMGGTEILQPLKHIYSQPCYPDHPRQLFMFTDGEVWNTKEVLDLVKSHVYSHRCFSFGIGEGASTALITGMAREGSGHAQFITGTDRMQPKVMQSLRFALQPAVDNISVDWTVPEGVMVDMLSPSINTLFQGQRALIYAQIKGQSSGQTEGSVTLKYRLKDQPVTNQLEFTLKPAEDTGLTIHWLAARSVIRSLELEERAGGADAENIRRRIVELSVQAGVSSAHTAFIGVNKDSKQTVKGPLLQRRVPVARTFCVCVCVCVCVLGMAPRMMKRCASPCYIESNSMGIECDSVSYEEAEPQKDPLLQLISLQKAAGCWELNASLAAVFGKTEDQVTNQKAAQVDGSVWATVLALIWLYAFKSDQQVEWQFVAMKAASWIRSQKPNGLSQCVCDGNALLGCQVTEDMLGI from the exons ATGGTGAACTGCTGTGGTCTCGTGTCTGAAAAAAACAAACCAG TTCCTCTGAAGAGCATCTCGGTGGAGCTGCAGGTTCGGGATCACGTGGCCTCCGTCAGCTCCTGTCTGCAGTATGTGAACGAGGAGGAGCGTCCGCTGGAGGCCGTGTTCGTCTTCCCGCTGCCCGCCGACGCCGCGGTCTGTCACTTCAGCGCCAGGATTGGAGAGCAGGAGATTGTGGCCGAGGTGCAGGACAGACAGAGT GCGCGGGATCAGTATGATGATGCTGTGAGCTCGGGCCAGCAGGCGTTTCTGCTGGAAGAGAGCGAGGAGAGTTCAGATGTGTTCAAACTGAGTGTGGGCTGTTTGTCTCCGGGTCAGAAGGCCTCCATCACCATCGTCTACATCATCGAGCTCAGTGTCCAGGCCGATGACGCGCTGCGCTTCTGTCTTCCGGCTGTACTCAACCCACGATACACACCTGCAG TTTCAGCGGCTGGTGTTCCAGAAGTTTCCTCAGCATCAGTTATTCCTTACACTCTGTCTCTGAGTGTTGAAGTGAGATCTTCAGACCGTATCTCCAAACTCGAGTCCAGCTGCCCTCTGGATCCTCTGGAGTTCCTCGATGCGCAGCACACTCACGCCAAg gtcaaTCTGAGTCCTGGTCACCGGTTCGATAAGGATGTGGAGCTGTTTCTGTATTATGAGAATTCCCATCATCCCTCTGCTGTCGTGGAGGCAGGAGCGTCCGTGGCTGAGTCAG GTTCTCTGATGGGCGACCCAGCGCTCATGATCAGTCTGTACCCAGAGTTCCCTGCAGATGTGATGTCATCACTGGCGTCTCGGGGCGAGTTCATTTTTGTGGTTGACAGGTCAGGCAGTATGGACTGCAAGATGCATCATGGGAATGACGCACAGATGCGCATCGAAAGTGCAAGA gacacgctgctgctgctgctgaagagtttgCCCATGGGATGCTACTTCAACATCTACGGATTCGGATCTCACTTCGAGTCCTTCTTTCC TCAGAGTGTTGTGTACAGCGAGGACACGATGGAAGAGGCTCTGAAGAGAGTGAAGAGCATGAGCGCAGACATGGGCGGCACAGAGATCCTACAGCCGCTTAAACACATCTACAGTCAGCCCTGTTACCCAGATCACCCTCGACAG cTGTTCATGTTCACCGATGGAGAGGTGTGGAACACTAAGGAGGTGCTGGATCTGGTGAAGAGTCACGTTTACTCTCACAG GTGTTTCTCCTTCGGGATCGGTGAGGGTGCGAGTACGGCTCTCATCACAGGAATGGCCAGAGAAGGTTCTGGTCACGCTCAGTTCATCACAGGCACTGACCGCATGCAGCCCAAA GTGATGCAGTCGCTCAGGTTTGCTCTCCAGCCGGCCGTGGATAATATCTCTGTGGACTGGACCGTTCCCGAGGGTGTGATGGTGGACATGCTGTCTCCATCCATCAATACTCTGTTCCAGGGTCAGAGGGCGCTCATCTACGCTCAGATTAAAGGACAG AGTTCAGGACAGACTGAAGGATCTGTAACTCTGAAATATAGGCTGAAAGATCAACCGGTGACTAACCAGCTTGAGTTCACTCTTAAACCAGCGGAGGACacagg ACTGACGATCCACTGGCTGGCGGCCCGGTCTGTGATCCGCTCTCTGGAGCTGGAGGAACGAGCTGGAGGAGCAGACGCAGAGAACATCAGGAGAAGGATTGTGGAGCTCAGCGTTCAGGCCGGAGTGAGCAGTGCTCATACAGCCTTCATCGGTGTTAATAAAGACAGCAAACAGACAGTGAAAGGACCGCTGCTGCAGAGGAGAGTGCCAGTAGCACGtacgttctgtgtgtgtgtgtgtgtgtgtgtgtgtgtgt TAGGAATGGCTCCCAGAATGATGAAACGTTGTGCAAGTC catgttACATAGAATCGAACAGCATGGGGATTGAATGTGATTCTGTCTCATATGAGG AAGCTGAGCCCCAGAAGGACCCTTTGCTCCAGCTGATCTCTCTTCAGAAAGCCGCGGGATGCTGGGAGCTCAACGCCTCATTGGCTGCTGTGTTTGGGAAGACAGAGGACCAGGTGACCAATCAGAAAGCAGCACAG GTGGATGGGTCAGTGTGGGCCACTGTCCTCGCTCTCATCTGGTTATATGCGTTTAAATCAGATCAGCAGGTTGAGTGGCAGTTTGTGGCCATGAAGGCGGCATCATGGATCCGCTCACAGAAAC cgaATGgcctgtctcagtgtgtgtgtgatgggaacGCTCTGTTGGGATGTCAGGTGACTGAAGACATGCTGGGAATCTGA